A DNA window from Xyrauchen texanus isolate HMW12.3.18 chromosome 6, RBS_HiC_50CHRs, whole genome shotgun sequence contains the following coding sequences:
- the LOC127644762 gene encoding phospholipid phosphatase-related protein type 3-like → MNFQHQRDFTRPNPKMMSPKDKPKKKPPKDSMTLLPCFYFVELPIVVSSMISLYFLELTDVFQPAKLGFRCHDRTLSMPYVETGDELIPLLMLLSLAFAGPAASIMLGEALMYCMQSKLKIRSGSESSINAGGCNFNSFLRRTVRFVGVHVFGLCATALVTDVIQLATGYHAPFFLTVCKPNYTLPGVACDKNLYITQDICSGRDQYAILSARKTFPSQHATLSGFAAVYISMYFNATISDSTKLLKPVLVFAFAMAAALASLTQITQYRSHPIDVYVGFVIGAGIAVYLALYAVGNFKSKEESSPRPLKQTHPPQKDPLRELTQRGHDSVYQKAHASESNDELSAPPHVAGLNHKVRREKASMGSLKRASADVELLAPRSPMGKETMVTFSNTLPRANTNAMEESAQRHMTFHVPMDPQHSKQLVSEWKQKSMEMHSLSLRDDEEEGATAEGGDGVEGEAEDELGMPSSLYPTVQSTRGSAAAATAAGSARVMMPPRPGAPQLVHIPEEATRPPPVSPKSATTRAKWLSMTEKGGLVPVATPEPPRLPSQPRVMQVIAMSKQHGLITVTTPKSSETASSCATSSTGSESPYYHIPSDRDSASIVTVDAHAPHHTLVRLSSGNGNTWDWRSTSNGSTEVHETSRTLPRQDCLRDYRPIKTNSLCSSTSELDPGILPPPPHPDLLLDSSLSRDSSLHCKSSISAKEWEPGQPHPEPDHFFKNMQTNRQFKD, encoded by the exons ATGAATTTTCAACACCAAAGAG ATTTTACTCGACCAAACCCCAAAATGATGTCTCCTAAAGACAAGCCCAAGAAGAAGCCACCCAAAGACAGCATGACGTTGCTGCCTTGTTTCTATTTTGTGGAG CTGCCAATAGTGGTTTCCTCCATGATCTCTCTTTACTTCTTGGAGCTGACAGACGTTTTTCAACCGGCCAAATTAGGGTTCCGTTGCCATGACCGCACACTGAGTATGCCCTATGTGGAAACGGGAGACGAGCTCATCCCTCTGCTCATGCTGCTCAGCCTGGCCTTCGCTGGGCCTGCAGCGTCT aTCATGCTGGGAGAGGCCTTGATGTACTGCATGCAGTCCAAGCTGAAGATTCGTTCTGGTTCAGAAAGCAGTATAAACGCAGGAGGTTGCAACTTCAACTCCTTCTTACGCAGGACAGTGCGCTTTGTGG GTGTTCATGTGTTTGGGCTCTGTGCCACCGCACTGGTGACTGACGTTATTCAACTGGCCACTGGCTACCATGCACCCTTCTTCCTCACCGTGTGCAAACCCAACTACACCCTGCCTGGTGTGGCCTGTGATAAAAACCTCTACATAACCCAGGACATCTGCTCTGGCCGGGACCAGTATGCCATCCTGTCAGCTAG GAAAACTTTCCCTTCCCAGCACGCCACTCTGTCTGGCTTTGCAGCCGTTTACATATCC ATGTACTTCAATGCAACCATCTCAGACAGCACCAAACTGTTAAAGCCTGTGCTGGTGTTTGCATTCGCCATGGCTGCAGCCCTAGCCAGCTTGACCCAGATCACCCAGTATCGAAGTCACCCTATTGACGTCTATGTGGGCTTTGTGATTGGAGCTGGCATTGCTGTTTATCTA GCATTATATGCAGTTGGGAACTTTAAGTCCAAAGAAGAGTCCTCCCCTAGGCCATTGAAGCAGACCCATCCACCACAAAAAGATCCTTTAAGAGAACTGACCCAGCGTGGCCATGACTCAGTGTACCAAAAGGCCCATGCTTCTGAGAGCAACGATGAACTCTCTGCACCGCCACACGTCGCTGGCCTGAACCATAAGGTGCGCCGAGAAAAGGCCTCCATGGGCAGCCTGAAGAGAGCTAGTGCAGATGTGGAGCTCCTGGCTCCTCGCAGCCCAATGGGTAAGGAGACCATGGTGACCTTCAGTAACACGCTTCCTCGTGCCAATACCAATGCAATGGAGGAGTCTGCCCAGCGTCACATGACTTTTCATGTGCCAATGGACCCTCAGCATTCTAAACAGCTGGTGTCTGAATGGAAGCAGAAGTCTATGGAAATGCACAGCCTTAGCCTGAGGGACGATGAGGAGGAAGGAGCTACTGCAGAGGGAGGTGATGGAGTCGAGGGGGAAGCTGAAGATGAGCTGGGCATGCCATCCTCCCTTTATCCAACTGTGCAATCAACCAGGGGATCAGCAGCCGCAGCAACGGCAGCAGGGAGTGCCAGGGTGATGATGCCTCCGAGGCCTGGTGCACCGCAGTTGGTTCATATCCCTGAGGAAGCCACCAGACCGCCTCCAGTTTCACCTAAAAGTGCAACCACACGGGCTAAATGGCTGTCCATGACAGAGAAGGGAGGTCTGGTACCAGTTGCCACCCCAGAACCTCCCAGACTGCCCAGCCAGCCTCGGGTTATGCAGGTCATTGCGATGTCTAAGCAACATGGTCTAATAACAGTTACCACGCCAAAGTCCTCAGAAACGGCCTCCTCTTGTGCCACATCCAGCACAGGCTCAGAGTCTCCATATTACCACATCCCCTCAGACCGAGACAGCGCCAGCATTGTCACAGTTGACGCTCATGCCCCTCACCACACATTGGTGCGCCTGTCTTCAGGCAATGGGAACACATGGGATTGGAGGAGCACCTCCAATGGCAGCACAGAGGTCCATGAGACCAGCCGAACACTGCCCAGGCAGGACTGCCTACGTGATTATCGTCCCATCAAAACCAACTCCCTCTGCTCCTCAACCAGTGAGCTGGACCCAGGGATTCTGCCTCCCCCACCCCACCCCGACCTGCTCTTGGACAGCAGCCTCAGCCGAGATTCGTCCCTTCACTGTAAGTCTTCAATCTCAGCTAAAGAGTGGGAGCCTGGGCAGCCCCACCCAGAACCTGACCACTTCTTTaaaaacatgcaaacaaacagACAATTTAAAGACTAA